A single window of Acanthopagrus latus isolate v.2019 chromosome 1, fAcaLat1.1, whole genome shotgun sequence DNA harbors:
- the rtn4rl2a gene encoding reticulon-4 receptor-like 2a: METSTISRSRRCSIVRTYKSGLSLWLVVWLVLGKPSPASACPHHCVCYPTPMTVSCQAQNFTAVPVGVPYESQRVFLQNNRITELRVGSFGFGTQVLWLFSNNITWIEAGAFSELRDLEELDLGDNPNLHRLEGGAFRGLEKLQSLHMHRCKLTALPHDIFHKLYSLQFLYLQENNLHFLQDDIFSDLINLSQLFLHGNRIRTLSENVFRGLVNLDRLLLHDNRIRQVNRRAFRDLGRLTMLFLFNNTLAELPSQTLRDTQGIEFLRLNANPWSCGCEARALWEWFREARVSSSEVICASPSTRRGQDLRFLREMDFALCPLPDPGSIAGSTTTTFSTKTRWWFHKNKPQSSTKGVFEKASETVKAGLYGKGPSTTTSVVKYELGEEELALPKLDPEEYWANYGNEDSSVTLRCFELECPPEFDTPSSASSPSSSSPSCLLLAALSVFSLSLHLLSG; the protein is encoded by the exons ATGGAAACCTCTACGATTTCTCGTAGCCGACGATGCTCCATCGTGCGCACCTACAAAA GCGGTCTCTCCCTCTGGCTGGTGGTGTGGCTGGTCCTCGGCAAGCCAAGTCCGGCGTCGGCGTGCCCGCATCACTGCGTGTGCTACCCGACTCCCATGACCGTGAGCTGCCAGGCGCAGAACTTCACCGCCGTCCCGGTCGGAGTGCCCTATGAGTCCCAGCGCGTGTTCCTCCAGAACAACCGGATCACGGAGCTCAGAGTTGGCTCTTTTGGCTTCGGCACTCAA GTTCTGTGGCTGTTCTCCAACAACATCACGTGGATTGAGGCTGGGGCCTTCAGTGAGCTGAGGGACTTGGAGGAGTTGGACCTCGGGGACAACCCCAACCTCCACAGGCTGGAGGGGGGAGCCTTCCGCGGCCTAGAGAAGCTCCAGAGCCTCCACATGCACCGCTGCAAGCTCACTGCCCTGCCCCATGACATCTTCCACAAGCTGTACAGCCTGCAGTTCCTCTATTTGCAG gagAATAATCTTCACTTCCTGCAGGACGACATCTTCTCTGACCTCATCAACCTGAGCCAGCTTTTCCTGCATGGCAACCGTATCCGCACCCTCTCAGAGAACGTGTTCCGCGGCCTGGTCAACCTCgaccgcctcctcctccacgacAACCGCATCAGGCAGGTGAATCGCCGCGCCTTCCGCGACCTCGGCCGTCTCACCATGCTCTTCCTCTTCAACAACACCCTGGCAGAGCTGCCCAGCCAGACCCTGAGAGACACGCAGGGCATCGAGTTCCTCCGCCTCAACGCCAACCCCTGGTCCTGCGGCTGCGAGGCCCGCGCCCTGTGGGAGTGGTTCCGCGAGGCCCGCGTCTCCTCATCCGAGGTCATCTGCGCCTCCCCTTCGACCCGCCGCGGCCAGGACCTCCGCTTCCTCAGGGAGATGGACTTCGCACTCTGCCCCCTGCCCGACCCCGGCTCCATCGCtggctccaccaccaccaccttcagCACCAAAACCCGCTGGTGGTTCCACAAGAACAAGCCCCAGTCATCCACAAAAGGCGTCTTTGAGAAAGCTTCCGAGACTGTCAAGGCTGGTTTGTACGGGAAAGGCCCATCCACGACCACCTCAGTAGTCAAGTACGagctgggagaggaagagctggCGCTGCCCAAACTCGACCCAGAAGAGTACTGGGCGAACTACGGCAACGAAGACTCGAGTGTCACCCTGCGATGCTTCGAGCTTGAATGTCCGCCTGAGTTCGACACGCCTTCATCCGCCTCTTCCCCCTCATCGTCCTCGCCCTCCTGCCTCTTACTAGCAGCCCTCTCTGTATTCAGCCTCAGCCTCCACCTTCTTTCCGGCTGA
- the crybb1l2 gene encoding crystallin, beta B1, like 2 isoform X1, whose amino-acid sequence MSGEKSKSASQTDGKAAQNKTSEMGMMSYKMFVFDHENFQGRCIEINAECMNVCDMGMDKVRSLRVECGPFVGYEQMNLCGEMFILEKGEYPRWDSWSNCQKNDYLLSFRPVRMDPEKHKICLYEVGEFKGRKMEIMDDDVPSLFSYGFTDRVGSIMVSCGTWVGYQFPGYRGSQYVLEKGEFRHFNEYGARCPQMQSMRRIRDMQWHPHGCYTMSSK is encoded by the exons ATGTCTGGAGAGAAATCCAAATCTGCTTCCCAGACTGATGGGAAGGCTGCTCAGAACAAGACGTCTGAGATGGGCATGATGTCTTACAAG atgtttgtgtttgaccaTGAGAACTTCCAGGGCCGCTGTATTGAGATCAACGCCgagtgcatgaatgtgtgtgacatGGGAATGGATAAGGTGCGCTCCCTGCGCGTCGAGTGCGGACC ctTCGTGGGCTATGAGCAGATGAACCTCTGTGGCGAGATGTTCATCCTGGAGAAGGGCGAGTACCCCCGCTGGGACTCCTGGAGCAACTGCCAGAAGAACGACTACCTGCTGTCCTTCAGGCCTGTCCGCATG GACCCTGAGAAGCACAAGATCTGCCTGTATGAGGTCGGAGAGTTCAAGGGTCGCAAGATGGAGATCATGGACGACGATGTCCCCAGCCTGTTTTCCTACGGTTTCACCGATAGAGTGGGCAGCATCATGGTCAGCTGTGGAAC ttggGTGGGTTACCAGTTCCCCGGCTACCGTGGCAGCCAGTACGTGCTGGAGAAGGGCGAGTTCAGGCATTTCAATGAGTACGGCGCCCGCTGCCCCCAGATGCAGTCCATGAGGCGCATCCGTGACATGCAGTGGCACCCACACGGCTGCTACACCATGTCCTCCAAGTGA
- the crybb1l2 gene encoding crystallin, beta B1, like 2 isoform X2, whose translation MFVFDHENFQGRCIEINAECMNVCDMGMDKVRSLRVECGPFVGYEQMNLCGEMFILEKGEYPRWDSWSNCQKNDYLLSFRPVRMDPEKHKICLYEVGEFKGRKMEIMDDDVPSLFSYGFTDRVGSIMVSCGTWVGYQFPGYRGSQYVLEKGEFRHFNEYGARCPQMQSMRRIRDMQWHPHGCYTMSSK comes from the exons atgtttgtgtttgaccaTGAGAACTTCCAGGGCCGCTGTATTGAGATCAACGCCgagtgcatgaatgtgtgtgacatGGGAATGGATAAGGTGCGCTCCCTGCGCGTCGAGTGCGGACC ctTCGTGGGCTATGAGCAGATGAACCTCTGTGGCGAGATGTTCATCCTGGAGAAGGGCGAGTACCCCCGCTGGGACTCCTGGAGCAACTGCCAGAAGAACGACTACCTGCTGTCCTTCAGGCCTGTCCGCATG GACCCTGAGAAGCACAAGATCTGCCTGTATGAGGTCGGAGAGTTCAAGGGTCGCAAGATGGAGATCATGGACGACGATGTCCCCAGCCTGTTTTCCTACGGTTTCACCGATAGAGTGGGCAGCATCATGGTCAGCTGTGGAAC ttggGTGGGTTACCAGTTCCCCGGCTACCGTGGCAGCCAGTACGTGCTGGAGAAGGGCGAGTTCAGGCATTTCAATGAGTACGGCGCCCGCTGCCCCCAGATGCAGTCCATGAGGCGCATCCGTGACATGCAGTGGCACCCACACGGCTGCTACACCATGTCCTCCAAGTGA